The DNA segment AAGGAATTCTGGCCGGACGTTGGAAGGCTTTTTGCCATCTTGAACTCCAGGTTGATGACCCGCCGCAGTGGCACAAGGACCACCTCGCCGGCAGAAATCTCGCGACGCAGGAAATCGCATTCAAACTGGATCATCGTGAGCTGCCGGACGGCGCCGATATCAAACTGATCTGGGAACTGAGCCGGTGGCATCCGCTCGTGCGGCTGGCCATGGCTGCGCATGTTCTCGCCGATGACCGGGCGGCAGCGAAATGCGTCGGGTGGCTCGAAGACTGGGTGAAGCACAATCCGCCGTATCGCGGCTGGAACTGGACCAGCGCGCTGGAGGTCGGGATGCGGCTCGTGCAGTTCACGTGGATTGATGCGTTGCTGCAGGCGCAGGCTGCCGTTTGCGGCTACAGCGGGAGACTGGCGCAACTGCGCCGCGAAATTCTACCGGCGCACGTCCGGTTCGCGTGGCGGTACCGCTCGTTCGGTTCGTCGGCCAACAACCATCTCGTCGGCGAATTGACGGGGTTGATTCTCGCTCTCGCGCGCTGGCCGGAACTGAGTCACTGGGCAACGTCGCTTGACGAATTACAGACGCTCTTGGTCCGCGAGGTCCTCGCGCAATTTGCCGAAGACGGTGGCAATCGCGAGCAGGCGCTGAACTATCATTGGTTCTCGTGGGAATTCTGCTGGCAGGCGCGCGCGGCGCTGGTTTCCGCCGGCAAAAAGATTTCCGCCGAAATGGACGAACGGTTGCGGCGCGCGGCGCGGTTCTTTTGGGAGGTTCAGGTTCGACGTGAACCTTGGGACTATGGCGACTCCGACAACGCGTTCGTGACGCCATTCTTCGCGCGGGAGAAGACCGCGCTGTCGGAGTGGCGGGATTGGCTGAGCGGGTCAACATCCAATCTCGGCGCATCGTTGGCCTTTTGGCTGGGGGACCCACCGGTATTTTCACCGCCGCTCGGCCGCGCCCGCCCGGCTTATGCCCGAATTGTCGGCGACTGGTGGTTCTATCCCGATACGGGCATGGCGATCTGCGAATCAGGGTTCTGGTTCCTGCGCTGGGATCTTTCGTCGCTGGGTTATCTGAAGACCGCGGCGCACGGGCATCTCGACGCGCTGCACTTGTCCATTTGGGTAAAGGGGGTCGCGATGGTGGTTGATCCCGGTACTGGAGCCTACTATGCGGACAGGCAGCTTCGCGACTGGCTCGCTTCCGGAGAGGCCCATAACACACCGCTGCCAAAGGATGGCATCGGATTGCGCCGCCTCGGGCCTTTTCTTTGGTCCGGCCATCATCTTCAGCCGGACGTCGTGGTCCAAAAAGAACAAGTCAGGTCTTCGTGGCGAACGTCCGAGCGCACGGCCGTGGATCGGACGCTGCAACGCGCGATCGAACCTGCTCGGGGGGGGTGGGAGATCACCGATTCGATTGTTAACGCAGAAAACACGGAACCACGGGGGGGATTTTCTGTCCGCTGGCAGTTTGCTCCCGATGCCATCATCAAGCGCGGGGACTCCCGCCGGTTTGTTGTCAGTCGGCAAAACATCGAAATTGAAGTTCGACTCAGCGAGGATTGGACTGAAGTGAAACTGGTGGAGGTTCCCGCCGACCGGGAGAAGCTGGAGCCGGAAAACTCGATGGCTGGACTCGTTTCACCGGCGTTTCGCAAAACCGTGTTCGCGCCTTATCTGTTGCTCACCGCGCAGCCCCGCAGTGACAAGCCTTGCGTTTTCCGCACGACGTTTTTAGCCTCCCCGGATTCATGAGGATCAGCATTTTCGGCCTCGGCTATGTCGGCGCGGTAACGGCGGGATGCCTTGCGGAACAAGGATATGACGTCGTCGGCGTCGATGTCTCCTTGCCAAAGGTCGAATCGCTGAATCGCGGTGAGGCGCCCATCATCGAGCCCGGCCTCGAGGATCTGTTAAAACGTGCAGAACAACGCGGTCGATTGCGCGCCACCACGGACGCAACGGAAGCAGTGGCGGCGACCGAGGTCTCGTTGATTTGCGTGGGAACGCCTTCGGCGGTCTCGGGCGGGATCGATCTGCGCTTTGTCCGGCAGGTCGTCGGGCAGATTGCCGATGTCCTGCGGACACGACCCAAGCCGCACATTCTGGTTTTCCGCAGCACAATGCTGCCGGGCAGCACGGAGCGTTTGGTGAGTGAGTTGCTGGCTAATCCGGTGGCAGCCGGTCAGCTCCAGGTGTTTTATCATCCGGAGTTTTTGCGTGAAGGCTCGGCAGTGAAAGATTTTTTGGAGCCGTCGCTTGCCGTGGTCGGTACCCGTGATGGTCAAAAACCGCCTGCGGAATTGAAACAATTATTCGGCGCCGATGCAACCGTCGTCCACTGGCCGATGGCGGAACTGGTGAAGTACGCCTGCAACGCGTTTCATGCGACGAAAATCGCGTTCGCGAACGAGATCGGGCGGCTCAGCAAACAGCTCGACATCGACGCTGGCGCGGTGATGTCGCTGCTCTGCGCGGACATGAAGCTGAACATTTCGCCTTACTATCTGCGTCCGGGCAACCCGTTTGGAGGCTCGTGTCTGCCGAAGGACGTGCGCGCGTTGAACCATTTCGGTCGCCAGCAGGGCGTGCCGCTGCCGATGCTGGAGAACCTGCTGCCGAGCAATGAGCAACACTTGCGGGGTTTGTTGCAACTGATCGAACGCGCGAGGCAGGAGGAGGTGGTGATTCTCGGTCTGTCGTTCAAGTCGCAGACGGACGATTTGCGCGAAAGCGCAATGGTGGAGGTGGCGCAGAATCTTTTGGGCCGCGGCTATCAGGTGCGGATTTACGATCCGCAACTCAACCTCGCGAGACTGATCGGCAGCAACAAACGCCTGATCGACGCAAAGATGCCGCACCTGGCGTCGCTGTTGCAGGAGGACCTGGCGCAGGCCATTGGACGAAAGGGATTGATCGTGGCGGCCCAGCGTTGTGCTTCGATTGCGGAACTCGCCAAAGTCGTCACACCGGAACATCGGGTGCTGGACGTGAACGGCTGGCACGAGCTGCGCAATTTGCCGGCAAAATATGAAGGATTCTGCTGGTAAGCCGGCTGTTCTCATAGTTGTCGAGAACCTGCCAGTACCGCTCGACCGTCGCGTCTGGCAGGAGGCTTGCGCCCTGCGCGACGCCGGCTATGAGGTCGTGGTGATCTGTCCGCGGATGCGCGGCCACATGCAATCGGAGGAGAAACTCGACGGCGTACAGATTTACCGCCATTGGATCAGCGAAGAGGCAAACGGGGTCGCCGGCTTTGTGTGTGAGTACGGCTCGGCGTTGTGGGGTGAGATACGGCTGGCGTGGAAAGCGTGGCGGCGACACCGTTTCAAAGTCATTCATCTTTGCAATCCGCCCGATCTGCTGTTTCTGGTGGCGTTTCCGTTCAAGCTGTTTTTTGGCGTGAAAGTGATATACGACGTGCACGATCTGTGGCCCGAAATGTTCGAGGCCAAGTTTAATAAACGAGGATTGCTTTACCACTCGGTGCGAACGGCGGAGCGGCTGACTTACGCACTCGCGGACGTTGTCCTGGCGACCAACGAATCGGTTCGGGGCGTCGCCCTTCGACGCGGAAGAAAACCGCCGGAGAGAGTTTTTGTGGTCCGCACGGCGCCGAAGATCCCCGCCTCCAGTGCGAAGCCCGATACAACGTTGAAGAAGGGACGCAATTATCTGGTCGGGTATGTCGGAGTGATGGGCGACGCGGACGGTGTGAACTACCTGATCGAGGCGGCGGGCCACATTGTGAATGAGCTTGGCCGGCGTGACGTGCAATTTCTGCTGATGGGGACTGGACCGGAATACGAACGTCTGATCGCGATGCGCGACGGCATGGGGCTCAGGGAATACTTGGATCTGCCCGGTCGCGTGAGCAACGATTACCTGTTTTCCGCCCTGCAAACGATGGACGTGGGTGTTGCCTGTGACCCCGCCAATCCTTACAACGATCATTGCACGATGAACAAGACGCTTGAATACATGATCTTTGGCAAGCCGCAGGTGATGTTTGCAACGAAAGAGGGACGCGCGTCGGCTGGTGATGCCGCGGTGTATGTGGAGGAGAATTCCGCCGAAAAGCTCGGGAAGGCGATCAGCAGTCTGCTGGATGACGCCCCAAAACGGGAGCGGATGGGCCGGTCAGGAGAGGAACGCATCCGAACGAAGCTGAACTGGGAGCGGTCGGTCGAACAGTTGTTGGAGGCTTTTCGTGCCGCGCTCCGATAGTCCCTTCCCGGCTCGTCGCCCGATTTTCATTGAGCAGACGACGTGGATGGGTGTCTTATCTGTCTGAATCAGATGTGTATGCCGGAAACACACCCATCACCATACAGGCCCGCGGGACCGCTCGATGAGGCCGCCGAATTCTGGAGATCAATGCCGGACAAGCCGTTGTTCTTCATTTTACTGGCGGCTTGGGTAGCTTTTTTCCATTTCCTTGGAAACCCCACTTTTGGTTACACGAAGACGCCTTCGCTGTTTGCTTGGCTGAACTACGCGTATCACAACTCCGTCGATGACGAGCATGGTTTTCTGGTGCCGTTAGTGGTTTTGGCGCTATTATATGTAAAACGAAAAGAACTCGTTACTTTGCCCAAAGGGCAATGGTGGCCAGCGTTGACGTTGGTGGTGACGGGACTCGTGCTGCACGTGTTCGGCTATCGAGTGCAGCAAACACGTGTTTCGGTCTTAGCATTTTTTGTCGGATTGTATGGATTGACCGGACTGGTCTGGGGTCCGCGGTGGCTCAAGGCGAGCTTCTTCCCGTTTTTCCTGTTCGTTTTTTGCGTGCCAATAGCAACGATGTCCGAGAAAATCACCTTCCCGCTGCGCATTCTGGCCACGAAGACCACGGTGGGTCTGGCGCAGATGGTCCTGGGAATCGACGTCGTCCAAAACGGAACCAACATCTGGGAGCCTTCCGGCAGGTACCAATACGAAGTGGCGGCGGCATGCAGCGGGTTGCGCAGTCTTACGGCAA comes from the Candidatus Angelobacter sp. genome and includes:
- a CDS encoding heparinase II/III family protein, producing MSSPAWYWHRLRAMEPGEIVAHARKKLYRWQDARRLPDWSGSPLDSASPRGFPNIPNPDDAPVALREALASDAKGILAGRWKAFCHLELQVDDPPQWHKDHLAGRNLATQEIAFKLDHRELPDGADIKLIWELSRWHPLVRLAMAAHVLADDRAAAKCVGWLEDWVKHNPPYRGWNWTSALEVGMRLVQFTWIDALLQAQAAVCGYSGRLAQLRREILPAHVRFAWRYRSFGSSANNHLVGELTGLILALARWPELSHWATSLDELQTLLVREVLAQFAEDGGNREQALNYHWFSWEFCWQARAALVSAGKKISAEMDERLRRAARFFWEVQVRREPWDYGDSDNAFVTPFFAREKTALSEWRDWLSGSTSNLGASLAFWLGDPPVFSPPLGRARPAYARIVGDWWFYPDTGMAICESGFWFLRWDLSSLGYLKTAAHGHLDALHLSIWVKGVAMVVDPGTGAYYADRQLRDWLASGEAHNTPLPKDGIGLRRLGPFLWSGHHLQPDVVVQKEQVRSSWRTSERTAVDRTLQRAIEPARGGWEITDSIVNAENTEPRGGFSVRWQFAPDAIIKRGDSRRFVVSRQNIEIEVRLSEDWTEVKLVEVPADREKLEPENSMAGLVSPAFRKTVFAPYLLLTAQPRSDKPCVFRTTFLASPDS
- a CDS encoding nucleotide sugar dehydrogenase: MRISIFGLGYVGAVTAGCLAEQGYDVVGVDVSLPKVESLNRGEAPIIEPGLEDLLKRAEQRGRLRATTDATEAVAATEVSLICVGTPSAVSGGIDLRFVRQVVGQIADVLRTRPKPHILVFRSTMLPGSTERLVSELLANPVAAGQLQVFYHPEFLREGSAVKDFLEPSLAVVGTRDGQKPPAELKQLFGADATVVHWPMAELVKYACNAFHATKIAFANEIGRLSKQLDIDAGAVMSLLCADMKLNISPYYLRPGNPFGGSCLPKDVRALNHFGRQQGVPLPMLENLLPSNEQHLRGLLQLIERARQEEVVILGLSFKSQTDDLRESAMVEVAQNLLGRGYQVRIYDPQLNLARLIGSNKRLIDAKMPHLASLLQEDLAQAIGRKGLIVAAQRCASIAELAKVVTPEHRVLDVNGWHELRNLPAKYEGFCW
- a CDS encoding glycosyltransferase family 4 protein, whose translation is MKDSAGKPAVLIVVENLPVPLDRRVWQEACALRDAGYEVVVICPRMRGHMQSEEKLDGVQIYRHWISEEANGVAGFVCEYGSALWGEIRLAWKAWRRHRFKVIHLCNPPDLLFLVAFPFKLFFGVKVIYDVHDLWPEMFEAKFNKRGLLYHSVRTAERLTYALADVVLATNESVRGVALRRGRKPPERVFVVRTAPKIPASSAKPDTTLKKGRNYLVGYVGVMGDADGVNYLIEAAGHIVNELGRRDVQFLLMGTGPEYERLIAMRDGMGLREYLDLPGRVSNDYLFSALQTMDVGVACDPANPYNDHCTMNKTLEYMIFGKPQVMFATKEGRASAGDAAVYVEENSAEKLGKAISSLLDDAPKRERMGRSGEERIRTKLNWERSVEQLLEAFRAALR
- a CDS encoding exosortase/archaeosortase family protein, yielding MPDKPLFFILLAAWVAFFHFLGNPTFGYTKTPSLFAWLNYAYHNSVDDEHGFLVPLVVLALLYVKRKELVTLPKGQWWPALTLVVTGLVLHVFGYRVQQTRVSVLAFFVGLYGLTGLVWGPRWLKASFFPFFLFVFCVPIATMSEKITFPLRILATKTTVGLAQMVLGIDVVQNGTNIWEPSGRYQYEVAAACSGLRSLTAIFALATIYGFLEFRKNWQRLVIIVSAFPLAVIGNVVRLTTIIVAAETFGQSAGNYVHESFWFSLLPYVPPIAGLIFLGHWLGNRTTHPIGVLEAKPV